In a single window of the Caldilineales bacterium genome:
- a CDS encoding DNRLRE domain-containing protein, with amino-acid sequence MYHRLSLRTRRFNAILSLATVLALLLSLFPFGIDLPGRLPDLGPQTASAHNLQTKFVYMFLDPATQTLLDNRISGGWVPGTPLLQVNDELGLIIKVVPRDGTTTGVGGHVDFYVPNGVTVVDVGYLLPNGSGGYVTVPMKGQSPIAIGDGPIGAKLTSQLIGLSAVGPNVLGVTENPVVSASGLHRGTLAGVYGDTGIFYSTDPDTAWGSWQSFSNAANPSEVNRCGVVGTFTLGGAKSITNNSGDVYVPCNKWDAEQAFAWGAKATTYGAAGSVPIVDYGDGRGNSPWGFAAATGGPQSGYAWNFDWDEWQASAKTAADMRSAMGNDEVGPWNRIQYPGSRISKDQPGTVSTTLGFASVDGSTVGAALPLPATTSQTDNTSPKAIRWAVGQLTDSRPEYAWVKIKVNNTAAILDASGCPVFRGDTFGGDAGGSDNGKDHLWRYYEPSVVSWNGCLGIGKPSDRAAVKSGDTFQYKIKFYNLGTLTLTNVVVSDALPSGVTFLSAVPAQNSGPNPLVWNVGTLQPGQKFESLVTVKATGSGLLDNTVTVTSSQLPPQTSTETVYSGGLALLNPSKSVSPTSVAPGGTVQYTVLVQNLGTGPSGSPVTIQEYLPAGFTFVSKDSVTVNGANVTATTTVNTSLPYSTNQPFFSIPSAINAGQSLVLVFTAQVAANASPGSYCNYYTLTQSGVPLTTGSLGCVQVGGGGIGDTVFRDWNNNGAQDSGEEGIAGVTVNLYAGSCPPSGGPIQTKVTDANGNYFFSGLTAGNYCVDAPAPGSGGVPAAYTLTTGNDPTTVTLATDEQRLNVDFGYRPGGAGSIGDKVFEDVASDGVFDGSDVGINGVTVNLYEDTNGNGVIDAGQDVLIATTTTAGGGNYSFTNLDPTRSYIVDPVDGAGSVVDTYFVNPYVATTANPNSVSPADFTAQSNAVTDADFGYFGQTPGSIGDTVCIDGNGNGLCDVGETPIPNITVWLYRDLDDDGVADPGELIDTAVTDPAGNYLFADLGPDGYLVVVDRTDPDLPGGYFPPIELLALSLTSGQNITTADFPFIQAITKSVNLATATPGQTLTYTIIPRYPGDDLLSSIVVNDTVPAGTTFLASGISPNAGGEALDTDDPADGIIDTVTWDLGHNDPGTPGYTGGTPPAACQTTTTIDASADTWINQADVGKNNGGDTTIDTSSASGALKVGLLRFAIGTTTLPAGALYNSASLNLTPTAGAGANRQIEIHSLLTSFTEGTFTNNTCSVGAAWQGPNCTDDWLSAGGNFGSSDYSASNLGTFNPTSNNTTLTADLTSTVSGWLSGGTNRGLAMVPVGSATNTVSWGTRTNGTTTFRPQIIITYTPNGCSGQTIIREAGAGEVPDSYIQEDSGGNDNYGTDNTMKVRPEATKRKHALVKFNLSGIPAGASISSATMTLNVRTAKTNQVQNVHRLLTAWVEGTSATNGVQWNDPNGTGTAGTWASGAFSASDYDAASQGTFTPSTTGNKSLNLTTLVQQWYNGTYTNNGVVLLSSGTSTADAAYASSEDGTTSRRPSLTINWAIPPGNPVGGSSISAGPSLVQGSDTITVRMTLTNDSGAAINNVSPSTLAVTGVSGANASCGGASPGVQNVPNGGSATFTWTCTASIGTTPGEVTFAASASNGTQTWSSATSNSVVVSPQLTFQATVNNPAGVDVVENQATLDTSALTVSSAPATTALTASLGDRVWSDLDGDGIQDAGEPGLAGVEVCATPTGGGAAKCDTTDANGAYRIYGLTNGGTYNVALTPGTIPAGYTATFSPTQPRTATTAGESNTDFGLRPPGTASIGDTVWLDKDEDGVKDADESGLPNITVRLYIDQNNDGVIDGGDTLLQTTTTDANGLYQFTGLHPDDYLVQVLTTSSTTTPYGVVTTIGAAMDPTFGTTNPRDVTITTAGQVVDTADFGYNWGGSIGDRLWYDNDGDEIGPAGTPGGGDAGEPYVAVGGVLSLYYDTNANGDVDPGEPIVAVALSDGVGSYLFDNLPPGNYVVKAEEQQVPAPPSSPNAGQIGVMVATTGSTHAVSLAASQDYTQADFGFIEASEMEGHVFYDVNGNGILDAGETVLPNVTVTITPPAGVDLGAGPGNPVSTTTDGDGEWGFIVPPGTYTVTYNTGDPDIPASLTQATTPVSFTVTQIAGQERIGLDFGRDNSGVIGDRVWSDPDADGVQDGGEPGLSGVTVNLYRDNNNSNTFDGGDTFLAAMTTDVSGLYQFTGLADGNYIVQVDPASLVGYTQTYDNVGGLDRVGQADISGGNTNLLVDFGFKYTLGGASLFTLSGRVYDDANNSGNDESETGFSNVTVTVVCTILGTVTAQTDATGAWSVAGVPNGDTCTVLDADETDLPRTDYAATETPSTPITVTGNTSGLDFGYNQQPGSISGTVCDGTGDGFCDDPGDSPLVLVAVSLRWAGPDGILNTADDVVTNTATNGFGNYSFTNLQPGLYQIVETNPTGYASLADADGGNPDNISQMSSSSFVLGLGENAVDRDFEDAAQDSVVGDFVWRDLDADGIQDGGELGVQGVTVELWQVGGVVPFLTTTTNASGYYSFTAPAGDYFIDFIPPVGYVLSPPDVDDGNPNPDERDSDPNIVTGRTANFTLASGANVTTWDAGLYQVDLAVDKSQQTPSNRTVFYVGEQVTFSIKITNTGESTISLLPLIDLFDNACLQYSTKAASPEESSFDNLNGIIDWNNLTVINAQYLDPNDAFTVNIPFDVVGTSLSGYNTALVEGAADVNSNNVPDQGDTVNFICVEADFGDAPQPTYPTKLDQNGARHVIVPGFYLGASVDSEPDGQPDAAATGDDLAVSDDEDGVSFGPFFPGSSTTVTVTASASGRLDAWIDFADDGSWSQAGDHIFTNQPLNAGVNVLSVPVPANATLTPQTFARFRFSSTGNLSFTGLANDGEVEDYALAIVAPASIGDFVYFDSNGNGVQDGGETTGINGVPVSLLNLGSGQTWNTVTVNGAYLFSNLPPGTYQVSVPSSQPGLVRTTPSPHVVTVVGGQNYTLADFGYIAPTGVALSSFTAMNSNDGVMVRWTTFSEEDITGFVVWRASESEGSYQSVSALIPSRGESGASYGWLDAEAGAGHTYWYKLQSQPNGQFFGPIFNQPEGGFKKLFAPMILRSR; translated from the coding sequence ATGTACCACCGCCTTTCCCTTCGCACTCGACGTTTCAACGCCATCCTGAGCCTGGCCACCGTCCTGGCCCTGCTGCTCAGCCTGTTCCCCTTCGGCATCGACCTCCCCGGCCGCCTGCCCGACCTGGGACCACAGACTGCCAGCGCCCACAACCTGCAGACCAAATTCGTCTACATGTTCCTGGACCCGGCCACGCAGACCCTGCTCGACAACCGCATCAGCGGCGGTTGGGTTCCGGGCACGCCCTTGCTTCAGGTCAACGATGAGCTCGGCTTGATCATCAAGGTCGTGCCGCGCGATGGCACCACCACCGGCGTCGGCGGGCATGTCGATTTCTATGTTCCCAACGGCGTCACGGTGGTCGATGTGGGCTATCTCTTGCCCAACGGCAGCGGCGGCTATGTCACCGTGCCCATGAAGGGCCAGTCGCCCATCGCCATCGGCGACGGCCCCATCGGCGCCAAGTTGACCAGCCAGCTCATCGGCCTGTCCGCCGTCGGCCCCAACGTCCTGGGCGTGACCGAGAACCCGGTGGTATCGGCCAGCGGCCTGCACCGCGGCACCCTGGCCGGCGTCTACGGCGACACCGGCATCTTCTACTCCACCGACCCGGACACGGCCTGGGGCTCCTGGCAGAGCTTCAGCAACGCCGCTAATCCATCGGAAGTGAACCGCTGCGGCGTGGTGGGGACCTTCACCCTGGGCGGCGCCAAGAGCATCACCAACAACAGCGGCGATGTCTATGTCCCCTGCAACAAGTGGGACGCCGAACAGGCTTTTGCCTGGGGCGCCAAAGCTACCACCTACGGCGCCGCCGGCAGCGTGCCCATCGTCGACTACGGCGATGGCCGCGGCAACAGCCCCTGGGGTTTTGCCGCCGCCACGGGCGGCCCGCAGAGCGGCTACGCCTGGAACTTCGACTGGGACGAATGGCAGGCCAGCGCCAAAACGGCCGCCGACATGCGCAGCGCCATGGGCAACGACGAGGTCGGCCCCTGGAACCGCATCCAGTATCCCGGCAGCCGCATCTCCAAAGACCAGCCCGGCACCGTCAGCACCACGCTGGGCTTTGCCAGCGTGGATGGCAGCACCGTGGGCGCGGCCCTGCCCCTGCCCGCCACCACCTCGCAGACCGACAACACCAGCCCCAAGGCCATCCGTTGGGCTGTGGGCCAGCTGACCGATTCGCGGCCCGAATACGCCTGGGTCAAGATCAAGGTCAACAACACCGCAGCCATCTTGGACGCCAGCGGTTGCCCGGTCTTCCGCGGCGACACCTTCGGCGGCGACGCCGGCGGCTCGGATAACGGCAAAGACCACCTCTGGCGCTACTACGAGCCTTCGGTCGTGAGTTGGAACGGCTGTCTGGGCATCGGCAAACCCAGCGACCGCGCCGCCGTCAAGAGCGGCGACACCTTCCAATACAAAATCAAGTTCTACAACCTGGGCACTTTGACCCTGACCAACGTCGTCGTCAGCGACGCGCTGCCCAGCGGTGTGACCTTCCTCAGCGCCGTCCCTGCCCAGAACAGCGGCCCCAACCCGCTGGTGTGGAACGTGGGCACGCTGCAGCCCGGCCAGAAATTCGAATCCCTGGTCACGGTCAAGGCCACCGGCAGCGGCCTGCTCGATAACACCGTCACCGTCACCTCCAGCCAATTGCCGCCACAGACCTCGACCGAAACCGTCTACTCCGGCGGCCTGGCGCTGCTGAACCCCAGCAAGAGCGTTTCGCCCACCAGCGTGGCGCCGGGCGGCACGGTGCAATACACCGTTCTCGTGCAGAACCTGGGCACCGGCCCCAGCGGCAGCCCCGTCACCATCCAGGAATATCTGCCGGCCGGTTTCACCTTCGTCAGCAAAGACAGCGTCACCGTCAATGGCGCCAACGTCACCGCCACCACGACCGTCAATACCAGCTTGCCCTATAGCACCAACCAACCCTTCTTCAGCATCCCTTCGGCCATCAACGCCGGGCAGAGTCTGGTGTTGGTCTTCACCGCCCAGGTGGCGGCCAACGCCAGCCCTGGCTCGTACTGTAACTACTACACCCTCACTCAGTCCGGCGTGCCCCTCACCACCGGCTCGTTGGGCTGTGTGCAGGTGGGCGGCGGCGGCATCGGCGACACCGTCTTCCGTGACTGGAACAACAACGGCGCTCAGGATTCTGGCGAAGAAGGCATCGCCGGCGTCACCGTCAACCTCTACGCCGGCTCCTGCCCGCCTTCCGGCGGCCCCATCCAGACTAAAGTCACCGACGCCAACGGCAACTACTTCTTCTCCGGGCTGACTGCGGGCAACTACTGTGTGGATGCGCCCGCGCCCGGTTCCGGCGGCGTGCCGGCGGCCTATACCCTTACCACCGGCAACGACCCCACCACCGTCACCCTCGCCACCGACGAACAGCGGCTGAACGTCGACTTCGGCTATCGCCCCGGCGGCGCCGGCAGCATCGGCGACAAGGTCTTCGAGGACGTAGCCAGCGACGGCGTCTTCGATGGCAGCGACGTGGGCATTAATGGCGTCACCGTCAACCTTTACGAAGACACCAATGGCAATGGCGTCATCGACGCCGGCCAGGACGTACTGATTGCCACGACCACCACCGCCGGCGGCGGCAACTACAGCTTCACCAACCTCGACCCGACGCGTTCCTACATCGTCGACCCGGTGGATGGGGCCGGCAGCGTCGTCGATACCTACTTTGTCAACCCCTATGTGGCCACCACGGCCAACCCGAACTCGGTCAGCCCCGCCGACTTCACCGCCCAGAGCAACGCCGTCACCGACGCCGATTTCGGCTACTTCGGCCAGACGCCTGGCTCCATCGGCGATACGGTCTGCATCGATGGCAACGGCAATGGCCTCTGCGATGTGGGCGAAACCCCCATCCCCAACATCACCGTCTGGCTCTACCGCGACCTCGATGACGACGGCGTCGCTGACCCCGGCGAACTGATCGACACCGCCGTGACCGACCCGGCCGGCAACTATCTCTTCGCCGACCTCGGCCCCGATGGCTACCTGGTGGTGGTGGATCGCACCGACCCCGACCTCCCCGGCGGCTACTTCCCGCCCATCGAGTTGCTCGCCCTCAGCCTGACCTCGGGCCAGAACATCACCACCGCCGACTTCCCCTTCATCCAGGCCATCACCAAATCGGTCAACCTGGCCACTGCCACCCCTGGCCAGACGCTGACCTACACCATCATCCCGCGCTACCCCGGCGATGACCTGCTCTCGAGCATCGTCGTCAACGACACCGTGCCGGCCGGGACCACCTTCCTTGCCAGCGGCATCAGCCCCAACGCCGGCGGCGAAGCCCTGGACACCGACGACCCCGCTGATGGCATCATCGACACTGTGACCTGGGACCTGGGCCATAACGACCCCGGCACACCCGGCTACACCGGCGGCACCCCACCGGCCGCCTGCCAGACCACGACGACGATCGACGCCAGCGCCGATACCTGGATCAACCAGGCTGACGTGGGTAAGAACAATGGCGGCGACACGACCATCGATACCTCGTCTGCCAGCGGCGCACTGAAGGTGGGCCTGCTGCGTTTCGCTATTGGCACGACGACGCTGCCGGCCGGCGCCCTCTACAACAGCGCCTCGCTGAACCTGACCCCCACCGCTGGCGCCGGCGCCAACCGCCAGATCGAGATCCACAGTCTGCTCACCAGCTTCACCGAAGGTACATTCACAAATAATACTTGTTCGGTTGGCGCCGCCTGGCAAGGCCCCAATTGCACCGACGACTGGCTCAGCGCTGGCGGCAACTTTGGCAGCAGCGACTACAGCGCCAGCAATCTGGGCACCTTCAACCCGACCAGCAACAATACCACCCTCACCGCCGACCTGACCTCGACCGTGAGCGGCTGGCTGAGCGGCGGCACGAACCGCGGCCTGGCCATGGTCCCGGTCGGCAGCGCCACCAACACGGTCAGTTGGGGCACGCGCACCAATGGCACCACGACCTTCCGCCCGCAGATCATCATCACCTACACGCCCAACGGCTGCAGCGGCCAGACAATCATCCGCGAGGCCGGCGCCGGCGAAGTCCCCGACTCCTACATCCAGGAGGATTCCGGCGGCAACGACAACTATGGCACCGACAATACGATGAAGGTGCGGCCCGAAGCCACCAAGCGTAAGCATGCCCTGGTCAAGTTCAACCTCAGCGGCATCCCCGCCGGGGCCAGCATCAGCTCGGCCACGATGACGTTGAACGTGCGCACGGCCAAGACCAACCAGGTGCAGAACGTGCATCGGCTGCTCACGGCCTGGGTCGAAGGCACCAGCGCCACCAACGGCGTGCAGTGGAACGACCCCAACGGCACCGGCACGGCCGGCACCTGGGCCAGCGGCGCCTTTAGCGCCAGCGACTACGACGCCGCTAGCCAGGGGACCTTCACCCCCAGCACCACCGGCAACAAGTCGCTCAACCTGACCACACTCGTGCAGCAGTGGTACAACGGCACCTATACCAACAATGGCGTCGTCCTCCTCTCCAGCGGGACGAGCACCGCTGACGCCGCCTATGCCTCCAGCGAGGATGGCACGACCAGCCGGCGTCCCTCCCTGACGATCAACTGGGCAATCCCGCCCGGCAATCCCGTCGGCGGCAGCAGCATCAGCGCCGGCCCCAGCCTGGTGCAGGGCAGCGACACGATCACCGTGCGCATGACCCTGACCAACGATTCCGGCGCCGCTATCAACAATGTCTCGCCCAGCACCCTGGCCGTCACCGGCGTCAGCGGCGCCAATGCCTCGTGCGGCGGCGCTTCGCCCGGCGTCCAGAACGTCCCCAATGGCGGCTCGGCCACCTTCACCTGGACCTGCACGGCCTCGATTGGGACGACGCCGGGCGAAGTGACGTTTGCCGCCAGCGCCAGCAATGGCACGCAGACCTGGTCTTCGGCTACCTCCAACAGCGTGGTCGTCTCGCCGCAGCTCACCTTCCAGGCCACGGTCAACAACCCCGCCGGCGTCGATGTGGTGGAGAATCAGGCCACGTTGGACACCTCGGCCCTGACCGTGAGCAGCGCCCCCGCCACCACCGCCCTCACCGCCAGCCTCGGCGACCGCGTCTGGTCCGACCTGGACGGCGATGGCATCCAGGATGCCGGTGAGCCGGGTCTGGCTGGCGTCGAGGTCTGCGCCACCCCCACGGGCGGCGGCGCGGCCAAGTGCGACACAACCGATGCCAACGGAGCCTACCGCATCTACGGGCTGACCAACGGCGGCACCTACAACGTGGCCCTGACGCCCGGCACCATCCCGGCCGGCTACACCGCCACCTTCAGCCCCACGCAGCCGCGCACGGCCACCACCGCCGGTGAGAGCAACACCGACTTCGGCCTGCGCCCACCCGGCACGGCCAGCATCGGCGACACCGTCTGGCTGGACAAGGACGAGGATGGCGTCAAAGATGCGGACGAAAGCGGCCTGCCCAACATCACCGTCCGGCTCTACATCGACCAGAACAACGATGGCGTCATCGACGGCGGCGACACCCTGCTGCAGACGACGACCACCGACGCCAACGGCCTCTATCAGTTCACCGGCCTGCACCCCGATGACTATCTGGTGCAGGTCCTGACCACCAGCAGCACCACCACGCCCTATGGCGTCGTTACCACCATTGGCGCTGCCATGGATCCCACCTTTGGCACCACCAACCCGCGCGATGTCACCATCACCACCGCCGGCCAGGTGGTCGATACCGCCGACTTCGGCTACAACTGGGGTGGCTCCATCGGCGACCGGCTGTGGTATGACAACGACGGCGACGAGATCGGCCCGGCCGGCACACCCGGCGGCGGCGATGCCGGCGAACCCTATGTGGCGGTCGGCGGCGTCCTTAGCCTCTACTACGACACCAATGCCAACGGCGACGTCGACCCCGGCGAACCGATCGTGGCCGTGGCCCTCTCCGATGGCGTCGGTTCCTACCTCTTCGACAACCTGCCCCCCGGCAACTATGTGGTCAAGGCCGAAGAGCAGCAGGTGCCGGCCCCGCCCAGCAGCCCCAACGCCGGGCAGATCGGCGTCATGGTGGCCACCACCGGTTCGACCCACGCCGTCAGCCTGGCCGCCAGCCAGGACTACACCCAGGCCGACTTCGGCTTCATCGAAGCCAGCGAGATGGAGGGGCACGTCTTCTATGATGTCAACGGCAATGGCATCCTCGACGCCGGCGAAACGGTGTTGCCCAACGTCACCGTCACCATCACCCCGCCGGCCGGGGTGGACCTGGGCGCCGGGCCGGGCAACCCGGTCTCGACCACGACCGACGGCGATGGCGAGTGGGGCTTTATCGTCCCGCCCGGAACCTACACCGTCACCTACAACACCGGCGACCCCGACATCCCTGCCAGCCTGACCCAGGCCACCACGCCGGTCTCCTTCACCGTCACCCAGATCGCCGGCCAGGAGCGGATCGGCCTCGACTTTGGCCGCGACAACAGCGGCGTCATCGGCGACCGGGTGTGGAGCGACCCCGACGCCGACGGCGTGCAGGATGGCGGCGAACCGGGTCTGTCCGGCGTCACCGTCAACCTCTACCGCGACAACAACAACAGCAACACCTTCGACGGCGGCGACACCTTCCTGGCGGCGATGACCACCGACGTCAGCGGCCTCTATCAGTTCACCGGCCTGGCCGACGGCAACTACATCGTCCAGGTCGATCCCGCCAGCCTGGTCGGCTACACCCAGACCTACGACAACGTCGGTGGGCTGGATCGGGTGGGCCAGGCCGACATCAGCGGCGGCAACACCAACCTGCTCGTCGACTTTGGCTTCAAATACACGCTGGGCGGCGCTTCGCTCTTCACGCTCAGCGGTCGCGTCTACGACGACGCCAACAACAGCGGCAACGACGAAAGCGAGACCGGCTTTAGCAACGTGACTGTGACCGTCGTCTGCACCATCCTGGGCACAGTGACGGCGCAGACCGATGCCACCGGCGCCTGGAGTGTGGCCGGCGTGCCCAATGGCGACACCTGCACCGTGCTGGACGCCGACGAGACCGACCTGCCCCGCACCGACTACGCCGCCACCGAGACGCCTTCCACCCCCATCACCGTCACCGGCAACACCAGCGGCCTGGACTTCGGCTACAACCAGCAGCCCGGCAGCATCAGCGGTACGGTCTGCGATGGCACCGGTGATGGCTTCTGCGACGACCCCGGCGACAGCCCCCTGGTGCTGGTGGCCGTCAGCCTGCGCTGGGCCGGTCCCGATGGCATCCTCAACACCGCCGATGATGTGGTGACGAATACCGCCACCAACGGCTTCGGCAACTACAGCTTCACCAACCTGCAGCCCGGCCTCTACCAGATCGTCGAGACCAACCCCACCGGCTACGCCAGCCTGGCCGACGCCGACGGCGGCAACCCCGACAACATCAGCCAGATGAGCAGCAGTTCCTTCGTCCTCGGCCTGGGCGAGAACGCCGTCGACCGTGACTTCGAGGACGCAGCCCAGGATAGCGTGGTCGGCGACTTCGTCTGGCGCGACCTCGACGCCGATGGCATCCAGGATGGGGGCGAGCTGGGCGTGCAGGGTGTGACGGTCGAGCTATGGCAGGTGGGCGGAGTGGTGCCTTTCCTGACGACCACCACCAACGCCAGCGGCTACTACAGCTTCACGGCCCCGGCCGGCGACTACTTCATCGACTTCATCCCGCCCGTGGGCTATGTGCTCAGCCCGCCGGACGTGGATGACGGCAACCCCAACCCCGACGAGCGCGACAGCGACCCCAACATCGTCACCGGCCGCACAGCCAACTTCACCCTGGCCTCCGGCGCCAACGTGACCACCTGGGACGCCGGTCTCTACCAGGTCGATCTGGCGGTGGACAAGAGCCAGCAGACGCCCAGCAACCGCACCGTCTTCTATGTCGGCGAGCAAGTCACCTTCAGCATCAAGATCACCAACACCGGCGAAAGCACCATCTCGCTGCTGCCGCTGATCGATCTGTTCGACAACGCCTGTCTGCAGTACTCGACCAAGGCTGCCTCGCCGGAAGAAAGCTCGTTCGATAACCTCAACGGCATCATCGACTGGAACAACCTGACGGTGATCAACGCCCAGTACCTTGACCCGAACGATGCCTTCACCGTCAACATCCCCTTCGACGTGGTGGGAACCAGCCTGAGCGGCTACAACACCGCCCTGGTCGAAGGCGCAGCGGATGTGAACAGCAACAACGTACCGGATCAAGGCGACACCGTCAACTTCATCTGCGTCGAGGCGGACTTCGGCGATGCGCCGCAGCCCACCTATCCCACCAAACTCGACCAGAACGGCGCCCGCCATGTCATCGTGCCGGGCTTCTACCTGGGCGCCAGCGTGGACAGCGAGCCAGACGGCCAGCCCGACGCCGCCGCCACTGGCGACGACCTGGCCGTGAGCGACGACGAAGACGGCGTCAGCTTCGGGCCGTTCTTCCCCGGCTCCAGCACCACGGTTACGGTCACGGCCTCGGCTTCGGGCCGGCTCGATGCCTGGATCGACTTCGCCGATGACGGCTCCTGGAGCCAGGCCGGCGACCATATCTTCACCAATCAGCCGCTGAACGCGGGCGTCAACGTCCTCTCCGTTCCCGTCCCTGCCAACGCCACCCTCACCCCCCAAACCTTCGCCCGCTTCCGCTTCAGCAGCACCGGCAATCTCAGCTTCACCGGGCTGGCCAACGACGGCGAGGTGGAGGATTACGCCCTCGCCATCGTCGCCCCGGCCTCGATCGGTGACTTCGTCTACTTCGATAGCAACGGCAACGGCGTCCAGGATGGCGGCGAGACGACCGGCATCAACGGTGTGCCCGTTTCACTCCTCAACCTGGGCAGCGGCCAGACGTGGAACACGGTTACGGTCAACGGCGCCTACCTGTTCTCGAACCTGCCGCCCGGCACCTACCAGGTTTCGGTCCCGTCCAGCCAGCCCGGCCTGGTGCGCACCACCCCCTCACCGCATGTGGTGACGGTGGTGGGCGGACAGAACTACACCCTGGCCGACTTCGGCTACATCGCCCCCACCGGCGTCGCCCTCTCCAGCTTCACCGCCATGAACAGCAACGATGGCGTGATGGTGCGCTGGACGACCTTCAGCGAAGAAGACATCACCGGTTTCGTGGTCTGGCGGGCCTCTGAGAGCGAGGGTTCGTACCAGTCCGTCTCCGCCCTGATCCCCAGCCGGGGTGAATCGGGCGCCAGCTACGGGTGGTTGGATGCCGAAGCCGGGGCCGGCCACACCTACTGGTACAAGCTGCAGAGCCAGCCCAACGGCCAGTTCTTCGGCCCCATCTTCAACCAGCCCGAAGGCGGCTTCAAGAAGCTATTCGCGCCGATGATCCTGCGCAGCCGCTGA